One genomic segment of Rhizobium viscosum includes these proteins:
- a CDS encoding carbohydrate ABC transporter permease — MSAVTTDNAAPLPKANIRPGAIITWTLLFIGGLIMVSPLLFMFSTSLKTAGQVYDLRLIPAEPTLQNYITVLSDGRFMRWFLNSTIVACTVTLSNVFFDSLVGYTLAKFEFRGRYLIFLAILSTLMIPTEMLVIPWYLMSAQLGWLDSYWGVMFPGMMTAFGTFLMKQFFETVPNDFLEAARIDGLNEFQIWWKVAMPLVTPALSALAIFTFLGNWTAFFWPLIVTTSRELYTLPVGLSSFAVEQSIQWEMIMTGAALATLPTLLVFLVLQRYIVRGIMLAGLKG; from the coding sequence ATGAGTGCCGTGACGACAGACAACGCGGCACCGCTGCCGAAAGCCAATATCCGCCCCGGCGCCATCATCACCTGGACGCTGCTCTTCATCGGCGGCCTCATCATGGTCTCGCCGCTGCTTTTCATGTTCTCGACCTCGCTGAAGACGGCAGGCCAGGTCTATGACCTACGCCTTATCCCGGCCGAGCCGACGCTGCAGAACTACATCACCGTCCTCTCCGACGGCCGTTTCATGCGCTGGTTCCTGAACTCGACGATCGTTGCCTGCACAGTGACGCTCTCGAACGTCTTCTTCGACAGCCTCGTCGGCTATACACTGGCCAAGTTCGAATTCCGCGGCCGTTATCTGATCTTCCTCGCGATCCTCTCGACGCTGATGATTCCGACGGAAATGCTTGTCATCCCTTGGTATCTGATGTCGGCGCAGCTCGGCTGGCTCGACAGCTACTGGGGCGTCATGTTCCCCGGCATGATGACGGCCTTCGGCACTTTCCTGATGAAGCAGTTCTTCGAGACGGTCCCGAACGACTTCCTCGAAGCGGCTCGCATCGACGGCCTGAACGAGTTCCAGATCTGGTGGAAGGTGGCGATGCCACTCGTCACACCGGCGCTGTCAGCGCTTGCCATCTTCACCTTCCTCGGTAACTGGACGGCCTTCTTCTGGCCGCTGATCGTCACCACCAGCCGTGAACTCTACACGCTGCCGGTCGGCCTCTCGAGCTTTGCCGTCGAGCAATCCATTCAATGGGAAATGATCATGACCGGTGCGGCACTCGCGACATTGCCGACGCTGCTCGTCTTCCTGGTGCTGCAGCGCTACATCGTGCGCGGCATCATGCTGGCTGGTCTGAAGGGATAG
- a CDS encoding carbohydrate ABC transporter permease, producing MSSAPANTEGAAISRPAGSFRDRLTMRQKRLVWVWTFLALPILFYCVIRFYPTLQAFYLSFTNWNLMKPPKFIGVANYVKLYNDPQFWKVFRNTFTYLIIGTPISLVVSFVVAFFLDRVRFLHGLIRALYFLPFLTTAAAMAWVWRWFYQPAPIGVINDVLGMVGLPQQQFIRSVDQALPSIMVTSIWAGLGFQIIIFMAGLRAIPNTFYEAAKIDGLGEWPILWKITLPLLKPTTVFLVVFSSIGFLRIFDQVYNMTTNDPGGPLGSTKPLVLMIYQTAFSSYNMGYAAAQTVVLFAILLCVSLLQLWILRERK from the coding sequence ATGAGTTCCGCACCCGCGAATACGGAAGGGGCGGCTATCAGCCGTCCCGCCGGATCGTTCCGGGATCGGCTGACGATGCGCCAGAAACGCCTCGTCTGGGTCTGGACGTTCCTCGCCCTGCCGATCCTGTTTTACTGCGTGATCCGCTTTTATCCGACGCTGCAGGCTTTCTACCTGTCCTTCACCAATTGGAATCTGATGAAGCCGCCGAAATTCATCGGTGTCGCCAATTATGTGAAGCTCTATAACGACCCGCAGTTCTGGAAGGTTTTCCGCAACACCTTCACCTATTTGATCATCGGCACGCCGATTAGCCTCGTCGTCTCCTTCGTCGTGGCCTTTTTCCTGGATCGCGTGCGGTTCCTGCACGGGCTGATCCGCGCGCTCTATTTCCTGCCGTTCCTGACGACGGCAGCCGCCATGGCCTGGGTCTGGCGCTGGTTCTACCAGCCGGCCCCGATTGGCGTCATCAACGACGTGCTCGGCATGGTCGGTCTGCCGCAGCAGCAGTTCATCCGCTCCGTCGATCAGGCGCTGCCATCGATCATGGTCACCTCCATCTGGGCCGGTCTCGGCTTCCAGATCATCATCTTCATGGCCGGCCTTCGCGCCATCCCCAACACCTTCTACGAGGCTGCGAAGATCGACGGTCTCGGCGAATGGCCGATCCTGTGGAAGATCACGCTGCCGCTCCTGAAACCGACTACCGTGTTCCTCGTCGTCTTCTCCTCGATCGGCTTCCTGCGCATCTTCGATCAGGTCTACAACATGACGACCAACGATCCCGGCGGACCGCTCGGATCGACCAAGCCTCTGGTTCTCATGATCTATCAGACTGCCTTTTCATCCTACAACATGGGTTATGCAGCAGCTCAAACCGTCGTGCTCTTCGCCATCCTGCTCTGCGTCTCCCTGCTGCAGCTCTGGATCCTGAGGGAGCGCAAATGA
- a CDS encoding extracellular solute-binding protein, with protein MRRGILLAGLFAGISVVAVNSAQAVEIEYWQYVYDTRVKAMDQLIANFEKANPDITVKQTTFPYADYQTRVVAANLAGNGPDVMQLFYGWLDQFIAGGLLQPLPTDAFPHDQIEKDFFPIVSAMKRGDDYYGLPTAVRSLALFYNKKLFQEAGLDPNKPPQTVDEFVAAAEKTVKRDAAGNIAVEGTTLDMGGQDHQWWREVLIRQFGGEPYTSDYSKVTYNSDAGIKALKFYTSLQTEKKVGQTGFMDEGQAAFRGGKAAMTIDGTFRLGSFGSIKDFEWGVTELPANADGLRSNYASYFANGIGAKVSGEKLEASKKFLAYVTSPEAMKVWLGTVGELPARREAALTDENLKNPIYSPFLKALAYAHTSLFVDEAGQRQNAIDMVNRVLLEGQSPEDSIAQAATAEQEIIDNAKSK; from the coding sequence ATGCGTCGCGGAATCTTATTGGCCGGGCTTTTTGCCGGCATCAGCGTGGTTGCGGTCAACAGCGCCCAGGCCGTCGAAATCGAATACTGGCAGTATGTCTACGATACGCGCGTCAAGGCGATGGACCAGCTGATCGCCAATTTCGAGAAGGCCAATCCCGATATCACCGTCAAGCAGACGACATTTCCCTATGCCGACTACCAAACTCGCGTCGTTGCCGCCAATCTCGCCGGCAATGGCCCTGATGTGATGCAGCTCTTCTACGGCTGGCTCGATCAATTCATCGCCGGCGGCCTGCTGCAGCCGCTGCCGACGGATGCTTTCCCGCATGACCAGATCGAGAAAGACTTCTTCCCGATCGTATCAGCCATGAAGCGCGGTGACGACTATTACGGCCTGCCGACCGCCGTCCGTTCGCTGGCGCTCTTCTATAACAAGAAGCTCTTCCAGGAAGCCGGTCTCGACCCGAACAAGCCGCCGCAGACTGTCGACGAATTCGTGGCCGCCGCCGAAAAGACGGTCAAGCGCGACGCTGCCGGCAACATTGCCGTCGAAGGCACGACGCTCGACATGGGCGGCCAGGATCACCAGTGGTGGCGTGAGGTGCTGATCCGCCAGTTCGGCGGCGAGCCCTATACATCAGATTATTCCAAGGTCACCTACAATAGCGATGCCGGCATCAAGGCGCTGAAATTCTACACCAGCCTGCAGACCGAAAAGAAGGTCGGTCAGACCGGCTTCATGGATGAGGGCCAGGCGGCCTTCCGCGGCGGCAAGGCGGCGATGACCATCGACGGCACCTTCCGTCTCGGTTCCTTCGGCAGCATCAAGGATTTCGAATGGGGCGTAACCGAGCTTCCGGCCAACGCCGATGGCTTGCGCTCCAACTATGCGAGCTATTTCGCCAATGGTATCGGCGCCAAGGTCTCGGGCGAAAAGCTTGAGGCCTCCAAGAAGTTCCTCGCCTACGTGACCTCGCCGGAAGCCATGAAGGTCTGGCTGGGCACGGTCGGCGAACTGCCGGCCCGTCGCGAAGCCGCTCTGACCGATGAAAACCTCAAGAACCCGATCTACTCGCCGTTCCTGAAGGCGCTCGCCTACGCGCATACCTCGCTTTTCGTGGATGAAGCCGGCCAGCGCCAGAATGCCATCGACATGGTCAACCGCGTTCTCTTGGAAGGCCAGTCGCCCGAGGATTCCATTGCTCAAGCCGCAACGGCCGAGCAGGAAATCATCGACAACGCCAAGAGCAAATAA
- a CDS encoding ROK family protein, giving the protein MTRQSGKQQIAMGKNPERSRDHNRRVVLDVVRMHGSLGRMHIAKLTHLTAQAVANIVDELVDEELLMEIGRLRSGRGQPPIQFAVNPDGAVTIGVEIAADHMVTTVLDLSGKVRSETIMPVENTNPERIVPLFAGEVKKVRKRFPSKLLGIGVVMPGPFEIEGMSSVGPTTLPGWSSINPAAVLSEASGETVIVENDANAAAVGERLFGAGRTISNFCMIYFGVGVGLGLIHDGAPFRGAFGNAGEIGHVVVAPRGKPCPCGQRGCLERYVSLHALKEKLTEAGYEDTDFAAIEVLHRENNPVVKEWISETADYLSPMVAMLENVLDPETVILGGALPDAVIDEIVAAMQTLPVSVASRRTRALPRVIRGQTGQLTAALGAAALPLFEAVTPKLDISPTAADTAA; this is encoded by the coding sequence ATGACACGGCAATCCGGCAAGCAGCAGATCGCGATGGGCAAGAACCCCGAGCGCAGCCGCGACCACAATCGTCGTGTCGTGCTCGATGTCGTGCGCATGCATGGATCGCTCGGCCGCATGCATATAGCCAAGTTGACACATCTGACCGCGCAGGCAGTCGCCAACATCGTTGACGAACTCGTCGACGAAGAGCTGTTGATGGAGATTGGCCGGCTGCGCTCCGGCCGCGGCCAACCACCGATCCAGTTTGCCGTCAATCCTGACGGAGCGGTGACGATCGGCGTCGAAATCGCCGCCGACCATATGGTAACGACGGTGCTCGACCTCTCGGGAAAAGTCCGTTCCGAAACGATCATGCCGGTGGAGAATACCAACCCTGAACGCATCGTTCCGCTCTTTGCCGGTGAAGTGAAGAAGGTGCGCAAGCGTTTTCCATCAAAGCTTCTCGGCATCGGCGTGGTCATGCCCGGCCCTTTCGAAATTGAAGGCATGAGCTCGGTCGGCCCCACCACCCTGCCCGGCTGGAGCAGCATCAATCCGGCCGCTGTTCTGAGCGAAGCCAGCGGCGAGACCGTCATCGTCGAAAACGACGCGAATGCGGCGGCCGTCGGTGAAAGACTGTTCGGTGCGGGCCGCACCATCTCAAATTTCTGCATGATCTATTTCGGCGTCGGCGTCGGTCTCGGCCTCATCCATGATGGCGCCCCCTTCCGCGGCGCCTTCGGTAATGCGGGTGAAATCGGTCATGTCGTAGTAGCCCCGCGCGGAAAACCCTGCCCCTGCGGCCAGCGGGGCTGCCTGGAGCGTTATGTCTCTCTGCATGCGCTGAAGGAGAAGCTCACCGAGGCCGGCTATGAGGATACCGATTTTGCGGCAATCGAGGTGCTGCATCGGGAGAACAATCCCGTCGTGAAGGAATGGATTTCGGAGACTGCGGACTATCTTTCGCCGATGGTGGCGATGCTGGAAAATGTTCTCGATCCGGAGACAGTCATCCTCGGCGGTGCGCTTCCCGATGCTGTCATCGATGAGATTGTCGCGGCTATGCAGACCCTTCCCGTTTCCGTCGCCAGCCGGCGCACGCGCGCGCTTCCGCGCGTCATCCGCGGCCAGACGGGTCAATTGACGGCCGCACTCGGTGCCGCTGCCCTGCCGCTCTTCGAAGCCGTCACCCCCAAACTCGACATATCACCGACCGCCGCCGATACCGCAGCTTAA